Part of the Hippoglossus stenolepis isolate QCI-W04-F060 chromosome 4, HSTE1.2, whole genome shotgun sequence genome is shown below.
tggtcttttttttttttcagtcatgaatttcattattattaatctaCTTCTCAAATTTTACTTTGAGTGAATTGACCTCGACCCTGACTTTCATGCAGGCAAATACAAAtactaacacacagacagatgcgCACACACTCTTCCTGATTTGGCCTATAaaaagatgtgtgtttgtgaacagaGAAAATTTGTCGGtggtgcacatacacacatacacatgaacgctcacacacacacatacactctcaCACGCACCCAGCAGGTCCAGTGCTGGGCAAAGCTGTGACGTGCACAACCTAAAACAACGAGAGACACGCAAAGTATCACCATGTCAGACAGCTACAGTACTACGTGAAATTCATTGTATCGTATTTCAACAATGCAACATTAATCCAttctaatttgtattttttttctcttttaaaaacagtaaCTTGTTATTCTCTTATTTTCTGTTCTCATTTTGTACTAATTAAAAATGCTTCCTAAAATTCCCTATTTTGTACTCTTTAGAGTCAATAGACTTTGCAATCTCTTATTGGCAACCAAAttgcaatatttaaaaaaaaagagatcatCCTTCATCCTTGAAAGAAGGGTTTGAGGAGGCAAAAAGAGggttccttccttccttctttccttccgtCCTTCCTCTTCAGATgagtgcgtgtgtttgtgaggaatTATAGATCCTTCTGGCCATCACATGGCTGTCAGCAGGATAGGATATGGGACACaacaggtcaaagttcatctTTCTTACATCAGTAACCATGGCAGCTCAGCCGGCAGGCCTTCCACTACCCTCTTAAGAGTGTAGGAgtgagataaaaaagaaaacatgctgCCATtgagaagagacacacacacacacacacacacacacacacacacaccattttagggtgtggacacacacaaccccgcacacacacacaggtgcacactgacacaacccCTAAcatacaaacacgcacacacacacgcagtgagtGAAAAAGGCAAAGGGTTTGTAACAGTCACTCTACAGTGTGAAAAATGAGGCGTCTCACTGAGTGAGGGGAGGTTTGTGGACACTTGGGAGGTGAGAAGAAGAGCGGAAAAAATCTCCTTTAAGAAAGTGAGAGTTCTTGTAAGAGAGTTCCTGtctctatctatcatctatcagtGTCTATCactgtgacagctgctgtgTCAGGCCTTGCCTGTGTTACTGAGTCCAGGTTTCAACCCCAGCTGTGGGTCAGACCCCAGCTCAGGACTAACCAGTCTGGTGCACCAGTGGCTGGTGATAGGGGGAGGTACAGCAGGGCCGGAGGCCAGCAGGACGGCTAAGTGCTTTTCTcagtacaaaaacaaaactcagtttaaaaaaaaggagagacaCTTAAGTTCTCTTATTTTGTTCTTCTAGGTATTCAGTAAATCTTCTTTTTAAGGGTTTTGCCAACCactctttgtttctttcctcttttggGAAAGCttctatttaataaaaatggcTGCTGAGCTTGACTTTGGCTGTGTCCACTCTCCAACTGGAACAGAGCAGGAGGGGTCCAAGGTTAGAGGTCGTGAGGTTATGAAACAAGAGGGATGAAGGATGGTCAGGGGGAGCTAGAACTCCCACTCTGAGGGATCCTCTTTGCTGGCAGCCTTCTCCAGCCTGTGGATGATGTTATTGAGATTGGCTGCTTTCTTCTTGCGCAGATTGTTGTCCCTGGGGTTTCTGGCAGGGCCAGAGGCTGGGATGTTTGTACTAGAGGCATGGCTACTGGAGGACGCTTCTGTGAGGCTGAAGAGCCCCAGTCCACAGCTGGAGCCCGGCCCGACTAAGCCTGAGGTGGTGCAGTCTAGCTGAGCAGGGGAGTTATTAGAGCCCCCTGCCTCAGACTCAGCCTCCATATCATGGTCTTTGCATGCTCCTCTGTGATCCTCCAGGCCAATCCCCAGTCCCTGGCGTATCTCCACCGTGCCCTCAGATTCTGTCCCATCACAGCTGTCCCCTTCTCCTGATTTGGACCCACGGAGGGAAGGAGATCCCCCCTCGCTGCCAGGCCCTCCTACTACCCCTCCAGCTGCCTGGATCTCCTCTATGAAAAGTTCTCGCCGGATACGTGACCTAGAGAAGACACATGGGTTTAGTCAAGCCGGTTAAAGTATAAAAACCTTTGTCAAACAGAAGACAAACtacacagagggacagacaaaAACTTGTCTAGAGAATTCATGTACAGGGTATTAACCTCCAAACATATCAGTATTCTCTCAACAACAAAGTACTGTTTTATAACttttttagaaataaatcatcttactgttaaattaaatcaatctAATTACTATAAAATCCCTTAAAAAACtgttaataaatgaaaaccCTGGACAGTTACAGCTCAATGTCAAGGTGCCTCTTTCTTCCACATGCTGACCTGTAATTATGGAACCAGTTGATGACTGTACTGGTCTTCAGGTTGAGCTGGGAGGCCAGCTCCTCAATGGTTTTGGGGGAGGGGTAGGGTTTCTGCTGGTACGCCCTTTTTAGGGCCTCCTTCTCCTCAGGGCCCAACACCACCCTGGCCTTCTTCAAATGCTGATGCCCTGGGCTCTGGGCGCCCTGCAGGTAATCTGTCCCCACCAAGACCCCTTCCACAGAATGGCTGTCACTCAGGGAGCTCAGCCGCCTCTTCATGTAGGCTGAAaagtcacacagagacaggaggGGGGAAGTCAGAACAACAGAAATAACAcaattatttattgaattaaTGTGCAGACTGTCAATTATAAAATATCTGCCGCAGGTTGGTAGTCAGGTCTAAAATCTCTAATTTAGAGAGAGGTGTCTCTTGAAAAGCAACATTCATGTGAAGTAGAATGAGATTAGTCCAAACAGCTATTATGTATTAGCTTTGGATTTAAGATGAAATAGTTAATTGACTAGTCATTTAGTggatttaaagaaaatcaatatgcaCCAATTTTGCAATCAATTCATGATTTGAGCATTTTTTTGGGTGAAAAAattgcaaataataataatgatgaattaAAACTGACACCAGCTTCCTCAACATTTACTTGTTGATTTGATCTTCTTGGGGCTTTTGCtttcaatgtaaaaataatgaagtgtattttatatttctagtactttgctttctgtttttaaacGTAACCTGTCTTAAAGCTGTGTTAAAAGCACTATAAAATGTATCAatatcattatatatgcttaacttattattgttataatggCTTTAAATTTCTGGTCGGAGAAAAAGTCAGATGTCATCTTGGACTGGATTTTATAGACAAAactatttataatttaaatgtgacagtaatgaaatatttttcaggttgttttggaatatttggtatttttatGTCCCTGTGGACATTCCATGTTTGACGAATGCATTCAACCCGGAAATATTTTACCTTTTGTGCATTGTTACTACCTAGCTGAACAGTATTCTCATTAGCACCATCAACAGCCACTAGATGGTGCTGTCGCCTAACTCATGAATCCTAACAATGAAATTATCTCTTCCATTTTACAGCAAACAGGCAGCACCATTCCCTCCAGGTAACAGCGGCTGAAAATGAACAGCTCATGGCAGCTTTgcatgaggttgacattttcTCAACCCCAATAACACGCAGTGAGATATATTAGCATTGCAGGGAAAACCCCTCAGAGCAAGGTTAGAACAACTCTGGAACTTGTGTGCTGCCTCACAGGCTTTTACCACAAGGGTGAGAGGTCAAATACGGTTACTCTAGACTAGGTCCGTGTCTTTCCTCTGGGCTCAGCTGCTAGCCAGGTCTACTTGCCATTGCTATTTGGATGCATTACTTTGGGGTCAATAATCTAAAAAGAAGTTGAATGGACAGTAACCCCCCCCTGCACATGCAGCCCTGAAACACACTGGTGTAaggtcagttttgttttttgcccTTGTGTGTAGTAGTTCAAGATATCAGGAGCGTAAGCTGATCCTGGATGCTCGTGCCTACTGGCATGTTCAAATATGCatctccacagagagagagcttcaAGTGGACAGTAAGGGGTCACTCCGAGGCAGCAGGCAGGGTGAGGCCTCTTGGCTGAGCTGATTCCTAAACACTTTGTGCAAAGAGAAAGGGAATAAAGAATGATGGAGTGATAGAGCCGGCTGTGGGCTAGcaaattataaaaatacaagAATATAGACactgatgattatgatgatgatgacgatgatgaagaggaaTGCTGATGACTGTGAGTAAGCAGGCCCCCGGCAGTCCCCTAGCTGTCACATCTAATACAGTACGTGATGTCTGCAGTCCTGATTGGTACTGACATCACACCAAGATGACTGTGATCTGCACAACATGCTCTGCTGTCCTGCACAAAGGATATTGTCTGTGCAGATGTGCATGTGTAATTCAAGGGCCgctgcttgtgttttattgttaatgtaTTTCTAAAATAAGGGCGTTCTTAAAACAGCTTTTTTGACGCCATGCTATAGAGTGTGCGCTTGTTTCTCCCCAGTGCTCTTCCACAACACACCTTTCTTCTCCAGGCGCTTCATGTCCATGAGTTTCTCCACACTGTGCGGGTCCTGGAGCCAGAGCTGCATGCGGACAAAGGGCTCCCTGCCCTTCAGGCTGAGCTTGTGCCAAGGTTTGGGCCTGGCCAGCAGGTCTGAGACAGAACCCTGAGTCAGACCCAGGATAGTCTCCCCAAACAGACGCTGGCCTGGttaggagagagaggaaatggaatGGTTATTTCTGAGAACTGCTTCAATGGCTAAATTCATCAATGGGAAGGGAAGGGGAAAGGGAAGGACCAAATAAACTGCACAGACAGCAAAACGACACACAGCATGAAAGAGCAGCTATAACCCCAATGTTTCTTACCAAGGTTATTATCAGTCAACACCTCCTTAACCTTCTTGGTGATGGCGTAAGTATCAAGCTCAGGAGACATTGCCACCATCTCTTGGATGCTGAGACCTGAGTGACCAGGTACAGGCAGTGGGGTGCCGGGCTGAGACTCCCCACCGGAGGGATCCTCAGACAGAGGTTTGAGACTGGAGGACTGTGAAGCGAGTGGATCCCCGGCGAGACCGTTGACAGACTCTTCAGTTGAACTGAGGGGCGACTCTGGAGCGGGGCTGCAGCTCGCTGATGTCTTGGGAGTACCCTCTGCTTGAGCGGAACAGACAGGGCGAGAAATATCACACAGGTTAGCAAGTGTGTTACTGTGTAAGAAAGCAGagtttcatcttctcctcctgctgggtTTGGGCGGGACTTCAGTCATACTACATCAACGAATTTAATTCCtgttaaacaaacagcagaggtgcttaagttttcattttgaagCTTTTttggcttcctcctcctctttcttcatctccctgcctctgtctgtgtaGTACTGCTGTGCAGCTCAGCAGGCTGGAAGAGAGCAGTCACGAGGAGCTGTCAGTGTACATTAGCTGCTGTTTACACccccagagagaaagagacacacacacgtacgcacgcacacacacaaacacacagacacacacacacacacacacagagctgccaTCTGGCGCTGCAATACTAACTTGTCTATGACATGACAAACCAGCAGCTTGCTGGCTGACACTGCCACAGCACTGGGGATGGGGGGGatggtgggaggagagaggacgggggggaggagggagggagatgagatggaggagggagggaggtggggggtggcTGGAGTGAGTGACAGACTGACAGTAACAACTAGCCACTAGCTCTAATCAGGCTTTCAGGGTAATGCTCTAGCCCAAGGAACCTGATTGTTCGAATCCTAATACTCTGTGcttgtgagtgtgcatgtgtgtgtgtgttatttgtttaCCTTGGTTCTGAGCaggctggatgtgtgtgttttgcccCTGATCTCCATTGAGCCATGGCTGCATGCGGAGGTAtggctctctgctcctctggttCAACTTGTTCCAGGGTTTGTGCCGAGACAGGCTGTCACTCAATATTCCCTAAAACACACACCGGGAGAAAGGCTCAGACATGGAACCACTGTAGAGTGAAAACAGAGTCGTAAAAACAGACCACAGGCAGATGAAGCTCACACACAAGCTCTTGCTCTCCTTCCATCTCACCTCTTTGGAGTCCTCCAGGTTGTggttctcctctcctgtctggCTCGATATGGTCCTGCGGGGGTCTGTGTGCATGTTGCTCCACCACTGCTCCCTCCAGTAACCCACTCCCCCGGAGCTTCCAGAGCGGGCCGAGCTCTCATTGCTACGACTCAGCCTGAGAGCGCCGTCAGCAGAAAAGTCGAACCCTGAAGAGCCCCTGCCCTCTCTCTTCACGCTGGAGCTGAAGTCGAGGATTGGAGACGGGGATGAGGGCGAGGACAAGAGGGAGCAGGGGGTCTTCTTGAGGGAAAGTGCCAGGGGGTTGTAAGGGGGCAGGGGGGCCGTGAGGTGAGAGTTCAGGAGGTCCCTCTGAGATAGCGATGctaaggaggaggaagacgaggctTTGAGGAGGGGCTCCAGTGACGCCTGCTGGGCCTCCATCTCTCGGCGAGCTTGCTCTAGGATGGAGCGGATGGCTTCGTCTGAACCGCTTCCCCCTACACTACCTACTCTGCCCCCTCCTTTCAGTCCTGTATATGATGGCGGAACATGGGACAAGTCTgttgagggagaagaagagggccGTCATGAGAGActcagacaaatacacacagtcacaatgtatcatcctcatcctccttgaCTCCTCTGGAGatgaggcgggggggggggactacgACTCACCAGCTTTCTGCACCTGCAGCTCTCTTTTCGCCTGCTCCAGAATGGACTTGATAGCCTCATCTGAACCTGCCTCTGGGGTGCGGACGCGGGCAGTAATGTTACCTGGAAGGAAAGGAAGAGGGAATGGGAGgacatgaaaaaagaaacatgaaaaaagaacaataacGGGGCCGATAAGGACATCAAATAATTACACCATAGCACAGCACAAAGACCAACATTCCCACCACTTAGCTACAAGGCGACTACACTGGAGGGATTGTCATAATTTCTCTAGTCCCTTTGGAGCTCACGCATGCACACGTGCTGCAGAGTAAACGCTCCCCACAGAATAACAACTACCAATAAAATCCCTAAATACACATGCTGGCTTTTCCTTTGACGCAAGTCACTGGAGCTGTGCGGTTACCTTCAAGGCACATTTGAATCTGTATGCCAGCCCGCAAATTAATAaacgccaacacacacacacacaagcacacacacacacacacacacacacacacacacaccatagaTAGAGTTCATCCCAACACAAACATGCCACACAGACAGAACGTGCTAGAATCTCTGCGTGTGAAGGGGACAGACCTGTGTGTGAAGCTGTATTGGAGAGGGCTCTCCGCTTCGGAACATCCTGAAACATTCGGCTAAGCTGGGGCTGGCCTGAGCCCTCTGTTAAGGACAATATACCACACACTATGTTACagcacttgtgtgtttttctcttcttttatagCTAGACTATATGGTGCCCTGTAATGCTCTGCAAACATATGGAACGTGTAGATGCTTCCATCCAATACACATCTTAGTGCCATAAATGCATTGATGTTTACCATCTGTGGCCCCAGTAGGAATCAAACCTACCTCTGACAGGAATATTAAACTACTACGAAGACAGACTAGTGAGGGATAAATTATTTAACAGTACGTCTTAAACAGGGACACAGTAACTCCAGCCTTATTTTTAACTTGGACTGTGCCTTGGTGGTAGACTCTGCTGTATTTCTTTGTACCACTGAGACCACCTTCGATCACAAATGTCCTGATGCGTTAACAAAAGCAGGCCCAGGCTAATCGAATCTACCTGTAGTTAACAGTACCCCTGCCTTCCTCCTTGTTCCCACCGATCAATACTATTGATGTGTGAAAGGTTTCTGTATTGACCGCAATAGCTTGGAGAGGCTCTGGGGATAAGTGCGTGACTAGGAACTCACTCAAAACACACAGGTGTGGCGAAGGATGGGAGTtaggaaagagaaataaaaaagctggTCCATATTGACAAGCCAATCAATGGCTCTGTGCagggcttcacacacacacacacacacacacagacatgcaagacacgcacgcacacacccacacacaatgGCACACAcccgcgcacacgcacacatacacactaaagATACATGGACTCACCTCTCTGCCGTCCCTGGATGCTGCGCAGTGCGAGGATGTTCTGCTCATCGGCGAGGAACTGCCTCATCTTGTGGAATGGCTCCTTCCCCCGGATGGTTAGCTTGTTCCACGGCTTTGGTCTGGCCAGAATCTCACTGACCGAACCCTGGGACAGTCCCAGCACATAGTGGCCAAACACGCGCTGGCCGATGTTGTGCTTGATCAGTTGCTCTTTCACCTGTCGGGCAATCTCTGCCGTGTCCATGTCCTCCCCGTCCAAAACACTCCCCGTGGTAGCGTCTGAGTGGCTGGGTGATGGGGACGGGGCGCTGCCAGCGGTGCTGCTCCCATTAACGGGAGCCATATCTGGGCTGGCTGGAGGTGGCTGGGGGCTGCTGGCTGCCAGAGGGATGGAAGCAGACCCAGAGCCAGGGGTGGAGGTAGGGATGGAGCTGAGGGTTGGTGTAAAGGGGGTGAACAGTAGAGCCCCACTGGGGATTCCAGACGACTCCTGCAAGGCTTTGGAGTAGAAGGTCTGGAGGAGCTGCCGCTGGATCAGGGAGTTCAAAGCCATCTTACCACCCACCAGAGGGAACACAGGGGAGTAGAAGTCCTGTCCAATGCCCGTAGGAGTGAAAGGGTGTGTTTCGCcactgctggtggtggtggcagtGTTGAGGGGGTCCGTGTGAGTGCGAGACAGTGGGAgctgggaggaggaaggaagagagggagggggcgaGGAAGAGGGATCGCTGGGCATGGTCTCCTCCTTCGTTGAGGACTCTTCTGTCCTTTTTCGCCCGGCTGACCCTACAAGAAAGGTCAAACACACCATGCATTATGGGGGAGTCAACAAAAAAGGGGTtccaaaagaaagagaaaaaaaaataacaaaagttgAATGTTATCTTAATCCAAGTCTTTTACAAATGAGTgaactttgttttccttttttgccAACCCCCCCAGACAAAGTGCCCATGCATTTGTGATTTCAACCTTTCTTGTAAGCCACAgcctggaagaaaaaaaggacaaacaaaacaattgacACTGTGCCACTTAGGCAGATTAGCTTGGCCCAGggctcagtctctctctctctcgttcgCAGGCAAAGTGGAAGTAATTGGACAGAGTAAAATTATGTCCTTAGATAGCCGATACACCATGTGAGTCCTCTTCCATGCTGCTGAGGTGTGTTCCTAAACACTGAATTATTCCATTGATGTGCAGTATTATAGTCTTCAGTTCATAAAAATACATCCAGGAAAGAAATCAGAGCAATAAAACTATTGAAAAACAATTTCTTATGGctcaacagaaaacagatgcaTGCACCAGAGCAGAGACTCTGCTGAGTAAAGATGCAAAAGCCTTATTATACTGAATAGCCAGACTGATTAAATTCATACATTTGCCAAAACAAATATAGACATTAGCTATATTTTCTAAGTTATGTAAATACCAGAACCCATCTTGATGATAAATGCTGGGAGAAATACTATTTTAATGCATAACCATTGAAACTTAACATGATTAAGTTGGACAGTAAGCTCCCCTTACTGTGAATGTTAATCAATTCAAAGCTATTCAACTATTCAAGCCTAAAGCCATGACATTTCAAAACCATAAACACTGCTGCAGAGGGCAAGGTATCCTCATTTTGTGTACTGCAACTTTGTTACTGTTCAGGTTGACCTCCTGCTGTGGTATTCACAGGCACCAGAGATGGACCACAAAGCGACAACGTTTCTATACCACGATTCATTTCTGCATATTGGAGAACCAATAGTGCAAATCATcccaaaaacatgaataaatggTTAAGTATTCTCAGAGAAAAAGAATCTATATGcatacatgttgtgtgtatgcataCCCTGACGAATCTCTTCCCTGCACGGCCTTACCTGCAGCTCAGGGTTCATCTAAGCTCCCGTAAATGTTGGACTCAGCTTCTGTGAGCTTTCATTTTTGTTGTAATGACTGAAGGTTATGTGAAGATCATGTTCATGAACCCAGGCCTCAAGATTAACTTAGATTTTGGAAGACTTACCGCTGAGCTCAGTGTTTGCAATGCGCAGAGCGGCGCTCTCAGATTGAAGACTACGGTTCCTCTCCAGCAACAGCACCTCCAGAGGTTTGGATGAGTCCTGGAGGAAGaaaatttgaaattatattgTTCAAAATATAATGCGGACTCCACTTTTAAATggtaattttaaaaatgtagttGCTACTAGTGCTGCAACAATATGTATTAACTGCTAAATGTCATTCGTGTCTGTACAGATCGTCACTTTTACCTGA
Proteins encoded:
- the cux1b gene encoding cut-like homeobox 1b isoform X1; amino-acid sequence: MAANAGSMFQYWKRFDLQQLQKELDATATQLANRQDESEQSRKKLIDLSREFKKNTPEDLRKQVAPLLKSFQGEIDALSKRSKEAEAAFLNVYKKIIDVPDPVPVLELAQQLQLKLQRMHDIETENTKLRETLEDYNKEFAEVKNQEVTIKALKEKIREYEQSLKNQAEDLAQEKQLQLHNDYAEKERKLQESQDSMSSRLEEAEHKAQSLQTALETTQAELFDLKTKYDEESTAKADEIEMVMTDLERANQRAEASQREAESLREQLSLSNQSQQLGSPAKADPDTEQVAEVASHSSLEAELRAKERETAQLVEDVQRLQASLTKLRETTSSQITQLEQQLNSKTAILKELEEKLLKQADYEEVKKELSILKSMEFGTSDSVQDSSKPLEVLLLERNRSLQSESAALRIANTELSGSAGRKRTEESSTKEETMPSDPSSSPPPSLPSSSQLPLSRTHTDPLNTATTTSSGETHPFTPTGIGQDFYSPVFPLVGGKMALNSLIQRQLLQTFYSKALQESSGIPSGALLFTPFTPTLSSIPTSTPGSGSASIPLAASSPQPPPASPDMAPVNGSSTAGSAPSPSPSHSDATTGSVLDGEDMDTAEIARQVKEQLIKHNIGQRVFGHYVLGLSQGSVSEILARPKPWNKLTIRGKEPFHKMRQFLADEQNILALRSIQGRQREGSGQPQLSRMFQDVPKRRALSNTASHTGNITARVRTPEAGSDEAIKSILEQAKRELQVQKADLSHVPPSYTGLKGGGRVGSVGGSGSDEAIRSILEQARREMEAQQASLEPLLKASSSSSLASLSQRDLLNSHLTAPLPPYNPLALSLKKTPCSLLSSPSSPSPILDFSSSVKREGRGSSGFDFSADGALRLSRSNESSARSGSSGGVGYWREQWWSNMHTDPRRTISSQTGEENHNLEDSKEGILSDSLSRHKPWNKLNQRSREPYLRMQPWLNGDQGQNTHIQPAQNQAEGTPKTSASCSPAPESPLSSTEESVNGLAGDPLASQSSSLKPLSEDPSGGESQPGTPLPVPGHSGLSIQEMVAMSPELDTYAITKKVKEVLTDNNLGQRLFGETILGLTQGSVSDLLARPKPWHKLSLKGREPFVRMQLWLQDPHSVEKLMDMKRLEKKAYMKRRLSSLSDSHSVEGVLVGTDYLQGAQSPGHQHLKKARVVLGPEEKEALKRAYQQKPYPSPKTIEELASQLNLKTSTVINWFHNYRSRIRRELFIEEIQAAGGVVGGPGSEGGSPSLRGSKSGEGDSCDGTESEGTVEIRQGLGIGLEDHRGACKDHDMEAESEAGGSNNSPAQLDCTTSGLVGPGSSCGLGLFSLTEASSSSHASSTNIPASGPARNPRDNNLRKKKAANLNNIIHRLEKAASKEDPSEWEF
- the cux1b gene encoding cut-like homeobox 1b isoform X2 — its product is MAANAGSMFQYWKRFDLQQLQKELDATATQLANRQDESEQSRKKLIDLSREFKKNTPEDLRKQVAPLLKSFQGEIDALSKRSKEAEAAFLNVYKKIIDVPDPVPVLELAQQLQLKLQRMHDIETENTKLRETLEDYNKEFAEVKNQEVTIKALKEKIREYEQSLKNQAEDLAQEKQLQLHNDYAEKERKLQESQDSMSSRLEEAEHKAQSLQTALETTQAELFDLKTKYDEESTAKADEIEMVMTDLERANQRAEASQREAESLREQLSLSNQSQQLGSPAKADPDTEQVAEVASHSSLEAELRAKERETAQLVEDVQRLQASLTKLRETTSSQITQLEQQLNSKTAILKELEEKLLKQADYEEVKKELSILKSMEFGTSDSVQDSSKPLEVLLLERNRSLQSESAALRIANTELSGSAGRKRTEESSTKEETMPSDPSSSPPPSLPSSSQLPLSRTHTDPLNTATTTSSGETHPFTPTGIGQDFYSPVFPLVGGKMALNSLIQRQLLQTFYSKALQESSGIPSGALLFTPFTPTLSSIPTSTPGSGSASIPLAASSPQPPPASPDMAPVNGSSTAGSAPSPSPSHSDATTGSVLDGEDMDTAEIARQVKEQLIKHNIGQRVFGHYVLGLSQGSVSEILARPKPWNKLTIRGKEPFHKMRQFLADEQNILALRSIQGRQREGSGQPQLSRMFQDVPKRRALSNTASHTGNITARVRTPEAGSDEAIKSILEQAKRELQVQKADLSHVPPSYTGLKGGGRVGSVGGSGSDEAIRSILEQARREMEAQQASLEPLLKASSSSSLASLSQRDLLNSHLTAPLPPYNPLALSLKKTPCSLLSSPSSPSPILDFSSSVKREGRGSSGFDFSADGALRLSRSNESSARSGSSGGVGYWREQWWSNMHTDPRRTISSQTGEENHNLEDSKEGILSDSLSRHKPWNKLNQRSREPYLRMQPWLNGDQGQNTHIQPAQNQEGTPKTSASCSPAPESPLSSTEESVNGLAGDPLASQSSSLKPLSEDPSGGESQPGTPLPVPGHSGLSIQEMVAMSPELDTYAITKKVKEVLTDNNLGQRLFGETILGLTQGSVSDLLARPKPWHKLSLKGREPFVRMQLWLQDPHSVEKLMDMKRLEKKAYMKRRLSSLSDSHSVEGVLVGTDYLQGAQSPGHQHLKKARVVLGPEEKEALKRAYQQKPYPSPKTIEELASQLNLKTSTVINWFHNYRSRIRRELFIEEIQAAGGVVGGPGSEGGSPSLRGSKSGEGDSCDGTESEGTVEIRQGLGIGLEDHRGACKDHDMEAESEAGGSNNSPAQLDCTTSGLVGPGSSCGLGLFSLTEASSSSHASSTNIPASGPARNPRDNNLRKKKAANLNNIIHRLEKAASKEDPSEWEF
- the cux1b gene encoding cut-like homeobox 1b isoform X3, whose product is MAANAGSMFQYWKRFDLQQLQKELDATATQLANRQDESEQSRKKLIDLSREFKKNTPEDLRKQVAPLLKSFQGEIDALSKRSKEAEAAFLNVYKKIIDVPDPVPVLELAQQLQLKLQRMHDIETENTKLRETLEDYNKEFAEVKNQEVTIKALKEKIREYEQSLKNQAEDLAQEKQLQLHNDYAEKERKLQESQDSMSSRLEEAEHKAQSLQTALETTQAELFDLKTKYDEESTAKADEIEMVMTDLERANQRAEASQREAESLREQLSLSNQSQQLGSPAKADPDTEQVAEVASHSSLEAELRAKERETAQLVEDVQRLQASLTKLRETTSSQITQLEQQLNSKTAILKELEEKLLKQADYEEVKKELSILKSMEFGTSDSVQDSSKPLEVLLLERNRSLQSESAALRIANTELSGSAGRKRTEESSTKEETMPSDPSSSPPPSLPSSSQLPLSRTHTDPLNTATTTSSGETHPFTPTGIGQDFYSPVFPLVGGKMALNSLIQRQLLQTFYSKALQESSGIPSGALLFTPFTPTLSSIPTSTPGSGSASIPLAASSPQPPPASPDMAPVNGSSTAGSAPSPSPSHSDATTGSVLDGEDMDTAEIARQVKEQLIKHNIGQRVFGHYVLGLSQGSVSEILARPKPWNKLTIRGKEPFHKMRQFLADEQNILALRSIQGRQRGNITARVRTPEAGSDEAIKSILEQAKRELQVQKADLSHVPPSYTGLKGGGRVGSVGGSGSDEAIRSILEQARREMEAQQASLEPLLKASSSSSLASLSQRDLLNSHLTAPLPPYNPLALSLKKTPCSLLSSPSSPSPILDFSSSVKREGRGSSGFDFSADGALRLSRSNESSARSGSSGGVGYWREQWWSNMHTDPRRTISSQTGEENHNLEDSKEGILSDSLSRHKPWNKLNQRSREPYLRMQPWLNGDQGQNTHIQPAQNQAEGTPKTSASCSPAPESPLSSTEESVNGLAGDPLASQSSSLKPLSEDPSGGESQPGTPLPVPGHSGLSIQEMVAMSPELDTYAITKKVKEVLTDNNLGQRLFGETILGLTQGSVSDLLARPKPWHKLSLKGREPFVRMQLWLQDPHSVEKLMDMKRLEKKAYMKRRLSSLSDSHSVEGVLVGTDYLQGAQSPGHQHLKKARVVLGPEEKEALKRAYQQKPYPSPKTIEELASQLNLKTSTVINWFHNYRSRIRRELFIEEIQAAGGVVGGPGSEGGSPSLRGSKSGEGDSCDGTESEGTVEIRQGLGIGLEDHRGACKDHDMEAESEAGGSNNSPAQLDCTTSGLVGPGSSCGLGLFSLTEASSSSHASSTNIPASGPARNPRDNNLRKKKAANLNNIIHRLEKAASKEDPSEWEF